The Thermococcus celericrescens genomic interval ATCGGGGTGGGCCTCAACGTCTCCAATCCCGTGCCGGGGGGTGCAGCCTCGGTTGCGGAGATACTCGGGGACGCACCGTCCCTTCTGGAGGTCTCGAGGGTTCTGTTCGGCGAACTCATGAGCTCACTGGGAACTTTTTTAAATCCCGGGACGGAAGTGGAAAGCGATGCTGAGGGTGGAGAACGTCTGGCACGTCTATGAGACCGGTAGGGAAGCTCTGAAGGGAGTAAGCTTCGAGATGGGGGAGGAGATAGTCGCGTTGAGTTGGCCCCAACGGGAGCGGAAAAACCACCCTCGCGAAGCACCTCAACGGCCTCCTGAAGCCCACGCGGGGCAGGGTGACGGTGGACGGTATGGACACGCGCGAACACACCGTCGCCGAGCTGAGCACGAAGGTGGGTTACGTCTTTCAGAACCCCGAGCACATGTTCTTCGAGGAGAACGTGTTCCGCGAGGTTGCCTTCGGGCCGCGGAACCTCGGGCTGAGCGACGATGAGATTGAAGAGAGGGTTCGGTGGGCGCTGAGGTCGGTCAATCTGGAGGGGTACTGGGAGAGGACACCGTACTCAATGAGCGGCGGCGAGAAGCAGAGGCTGGCGATAGCCTGCGTTCTGGCGATGAAGCCGAAGTACCTTATCCTGGACGAACCAACAACCGGACTGGACGCGAGGAGTTCCTCCAGTGTCGTCGATGCCGTGAGGAAGCTCCGCTCCAAGGGGCACGGGATACTGCTCATAACCCACGATATGGACCTGGTTTTGGAGCTGGCTGAGAGGGTCCTCCTGCTGCACGACGGCAGAAAGGTCTTCGATGGCCCCGTGGAGGAGTTCTTCTCGCTTGAGCTTCATGATTTCGGACTTGAGAAGCCCGAACTTCTCAGGATAAGCGAGGGCGCGGGAGTGGGTTTCGTGAGAAGCGTTCGTGAGCTGGTCGATGCCCTGGCGGGTGGTGCGGTATGATCTATCCATTCTACACGGAGAAGAGCTCTCCACTGCACTCCCTCGACCCCAGGGTCAAGATAATCGGTACCATCGCCGGGATAGCGGCGATTATGCTGTACAACGACCCCAAAATCCTGATACCTCTCTTCTTCGCTTTCCTGCTCGTCGGAAGGCTCCTCGGCGGGGTCGAGATACGGGAGCAGATAAAGCTCCTCAAACCCCTCCTGCCGATAGTTATCATAACCCTCGTGGTGTGGCCCATCATCTACGAGCCGAGGCTCAAGGGACTGCTCTTCGGTGTTTCTTTCGCCATGAGGCTGCTCACGTTTGCGCTGATAACGTTCCTCCTGCTGATGACGACAACCCAGCGCGACCTGATACTGGGTTTCGTGAGGCTGGGCATGCCCTACGAGTTTGGTCTGACGATCTCGATAGCCCTCCGCTACATTCCGACACTCTACGTGCTATCCAGAAACATAACCGATGCCCAGAGGAGCCGCGGCTGGGAAGTCGAGAAGGGGAATCTCCTGGTGAGAGCAAAGAAGATGACCGCCGTTCTCATCCCCCTGCTCGTTGCCTCCCTCAAAACCGCTCACGAGCTGAGCATAGCCCTCGAGAGCAGGGCGCTCGGGACTGGCAGGAAGAGAACGTTCCTCTACGATATCGAGATGACGGGCAGGGACTACGCGGCCACTGCGATTATATTAATCCTCTTCGGACTGGCGCTCTACGTCCGCTACGGCCTGGGACTCGGCCACGTTAGTATATACGGCTAGAGAAGGGGCTTTATCAGGGAGTCTATCGGTATTGAGTGGTCCCCAACGGCGGAGACGTGGTCGGGAGGTGCCTTGAGAACGGTCATGTTGAGCCTGTAGTGACCGCGGTAGGAGCTGGTTCTCAGAACGGCCAGCGCCTCGAATATCTCCGGCAGGTCGTAGAGGCGCCTAAACTCGCCGGGAAGGTCGAGCTCGTTGAGCTCCATGGTCGTGTGTCCCAGAACCAGGATGAGTCCCTTTCTGTCAACCAGCTTTCTAACCTCCACTACCCCCTCGGCGGAGCGGTTGAGGAGCGCAGGGAACGGAGAAACCACCACGAGGGAGCCATCCTCAACGACGTTGAGCGCTTGGAGGAGTTCCTCGATGGAGTAGACGTTGCCGGCGTACAGGTTGGAAACGTCCTCCGTGAGGCGCTTCAGAACCTTAACGGAAAACGATGTCCCCGGCCCGATATGATAAACGGGACCGTTCTCAAGGGCGTTTGCAACGAGGTGGTACAGAAAAGCCGTCTCGGCCAGCTCGTCGGTTGAGATTATCCCCGCTAGGCTTCCCTCGCTGAGGCCGAAGGGGAACCCATCGAAGGGCTTCACCTCCCTGGATTGGAGCTCGGCCGGTTTGAAGAACATAGGCATCACATAGTCTAGCGCGCTGGGAATATTTATACATTACCCAAAAAAGAGAAACTCAGAGCGCTGCGAGTGCGCCGATTGTGAATATTCCCAGGAGCGCAAGGATTACCATCACAATGCCGGCTATCACGGCCGAGAGTATCCACGCGAGGAATGCCCTGAGCCAGCCGGTGTCAAAAACCGCCTTGATGACCCACAGGTTCGTAATGAACGCCGCTATGGGGCCAAGGGGTCCCAGAACCGCTCCGACCAGAGAGCCAACGATGGCCGCCAGGACACCTCCTCCGAGTATTGCAATCATCGCCTTCCCTATCGATGCGTTTTTGATCCCGATGAGCTTCGCGGCCATCCACAGGAATATCGCCGCTATGAAGAGCGCCAACAGGAAGCCCAGTATCATCGCGGCGCCCATACCAAAAACCATCGCAGGTCCGTACGGCATTTTATCACCCCTTACATTTTTAAAATCCCACCGTTTATCAGCTTTTCTTTTTTGTCCCCAAAAGACCTTTAAACAGGAAGGCCGACTCAGGCAGGGGGAAAGAGATGCTGGAATCACTGTGGAATGAACTGTGGGGTTTCATATACAAATACTTCTGGGAGCCGATGTTCACGAGAAGCGGCTACAACCCTGTTAACACGCTTGTGTATGCCCTCTTGCTGGGGTTTGGAGTGATATACTCATATAAGTATATAATCAAGCCCCTCAGGATAAAGGTCGATGAGAGGCTCTTCCTGGCAGTTACTCCTATGGTAATCTTCGGCTCCACGGTGAGGGCACTCGTTGACGGTGGAGTTCTTCCAAAGAACCCTCTCATACTTACTCCAGGTATATTCTTTACGGCGTTCGTTCTGATACTCCCCGCCCTCGCGGCGGACGCAAAAATGGGCACCTATCCGAAAATAACGACTGCTTGGGGGGCACTGCTGGCGCTCTGGGCCAACTACCTTTTGGTGATCAATGCCAAAAGCTGGGAGCCCTACGGGCTGACCCTCATCCACACCGCAGTCAGCTTTGCTGCAGTCTTCGCGTTCTACCGGTGGAGGCCCTTTGACAGGCTCTACCTCTACCCGGTTCTCGCCCACTACTTCGATATAGCTTCGACTGTCGTGGCCATCCACTTCTACGGCTACCGCGAGGTGCACTGGCTGGAAAACATCCTGGTGAACCATCTGGGGGCATACTCATACTACCCGTGGATAACCCTGATACTTGTGGTGGTATACTACGGGCTCAAATACCTTGTGCCCGACGAAGAGGAGAGGCGCTTCTGGTACCTCGCAATATACATCCTCGGCTTAGGCCCGGCCATAAGGGACCCGGCCCAGCTGGTGCTTCAGATAGGAGGCTGAGCCCTCAGCCGCTCCTTTTTTCTCTTCTATCCAGTCCTTTTCGGGTCTGGTTCCGCCTCCTCGGTTTTCCTTGGTCTCTCCGGCCTCTCTTGTCCCCGTAGTCCTTGCGTATCGTTCTGCCCTCTTCAATCTCCCTCTTCAGAACCTTCGCCTCCTCCTCGGCGTTCCTCACGTGGAAGACTCTCGCGATCCTCTCTATCGCCTCAAGCTTCCTCACGATGCCATCGAGCCACGTGAAGACGTCTCCAGGATAGACTATCAGCCCGTAGACCTTCCTGAAGTGTTCCGCTATCTGGGTTGGGTGCTTACCGTTCCTCCTCAGCTCGATTATCAGATTGCTAACGCGCTCCATCGCGTAGTCGGTGCAGTCCTCTTCAGGACACATGAAGAACTCCTGGTAGAGCGTGAAGAGCCTCTCCGCCGCGTTGGGGCTGAGTTCGGGGATAACTCGATCAAGTTCATCAAGGATTGAGGCAAAGCTCGGCGAGAAGACGTTGGCGCTCAGCCTTCCCCTAACTGCCCCCTCAAGCTCCCTCTGGAGCGTTCCGCTCAGGTAAAGGTTTTCGAACGGCAAAAGCTTGACTGCTATCCACTGGGCGGGCTTCTTCCCGAGGTCCTTCCTTATGAAGGACGCCTCTTTGGGCAGGAGGAAGCTCATGCTCACGGCCCTTCCGTAGGGCGTGACCTCCACAGACGGCCCCTTGAGCCGGACGAAGCCGTGCTCCTCAAGCTTTTCGAGAACCTTTTCCGCGCTCTGGTTGGCACCAAGGCACTTGGATTGAACGTCCTCGATGACGTCGAGCCGGTTGAAGACGCAGGAGTGGGCCAAGACGTTGTCCTGTTCAAGCTCGTCGCTCCATTCCACCATCACGGGCTCAATTGGAGCGGTCAAAAGCTTGAAGGCAACCTCGTCCTCGCTGCCTTCCATCTGGGCGGAATATTTCCTCCCAGGCTCAACGATGAGGTAGACCCTGCCCTTCTCGTGGTAGAGCGGCCTTCCGGCACGGCCGAGCATCTGGTGGAACTCCCTCACGCTCAGCCACTTGTTGCCCATGGCCAAACTCTCGAAGACCACCTGTGAAGCGGGAAAGTCAACGCCGGCCCCAAGGGCGGCTGTGGTGACTACAACGTCGAGCCTCTGGGCTAAAAACTCCATCTCGGTGAGTTTCCTCTGTTTGTAGGGTAAACCGGAGTGGTAGGGCTTGGCTTTGAGGCCTTTGCTCGTGAGGTAAGCGGCAAGCTCGTGCGTCCTCTTGCGCGAGAAGGTGAAGACTATCGTCTGCCCCTTGTAGCCCTGCCGGGATTTCCTCATCGCCTCCGCCCGGCAGAGAACCGCTATGTGACGCCACTTCTCGGACTCGTTTCTAGCTATGATTATGTGCCTCTCCAAATCCACCGGTCTCTCGTCGTAGAGCACCAGTTTTAACCCCAGTTCCCTGGCCAGTTCGCCGGGATTTCCGACGGTGGCGCTCAGGCCTATGAACTGGGCGCTCGGATAGAGCTTTCTCAATCTCGCGATCAGCCCGTCCAAGCGGGGCCCTCTCTCCTCGTCGTCGAGGGTGTGTATCTCGTCTATCACGATGGTTCCGACGTTTCCTATCTTCCTCCCAGCTCTGAGGAGGTAGTCTATGCCCTCGTAGGTTCCCACTATGATGTCGGCATCGATGCCCGTATCAACGACCACAAGCTCGTCCCGGGTTTTTATGCGGCTCATTCCAACGCGAATGGCCACCCTCAGCCCGAGCTTTGAATACCTCCGCTTGAAGTCCTCGTACTTCTGGTTGGCCAGGGCGACCAGCGGCACTAGAAAGAGTAGCTTTCTGCCCTTCATGGCCTTTGGGACGCCGGCCAGTTCGCCGATTAGGGTTTTTCCGCTCGCCGTGGCGGAAACTACTAGGAGGCTCTCGCCTTCAAGGAGGCCGTGCTTTACTGCCAGACTCTGAACCGGGAGGAGTTCGTTAACACCTTCCGCTTTGAGAACGGATTTAAACTTCTCGGGAAGCGGGAGCTCGTCGAGGAGAATTTTCTCAACGCGCATGTGCTTGGCCTTCAGCTCGTCCCACTTGGTTATCTCCGGATGCCTCGTCGGGTCGAAGCGGGGGTCGAAGGCGTAGAGAACCTTATCGAGGTCTCTAAACCTGTCGAGGAGCTTCTTTGCCTGGTCGAACATGGCAACGCTCCTGAACCTGAAGCGGAGCTCCCTCTTCAGCTCGTCTTCCGCACACCTCTCGCAGATGTACTCGCCATGATATTTAATGCGGTTTCCTTCGGTGAGAACAGTTACCCTGCCGTCGAGGAGGCAGAGACGGCAGAGCTCGGCCCTCTCAACCCTCTTGTTCTGGAGCCTTCTCCTGAAGTAGTCCTCCCACTCGTCGGCGTTCACCAGGGCGATTCTGGCTTGGCGAAGAAGCTTCTCTATCTCTTTCGGATTGCGATACTGACTTCCCTCAAGAACCTTGAAGAGCCTCCCCTCGCGCATTATGAAGCGGTATATCCTCTCGGCCTTCAGGTTCTTCATCGCGGTGAGCTTTTCCGGCTCGTTCTCAATAAAGAATGCCTCAAGTTCGTTCTTCTTTCTCCCGGGCCTCAC includes:
- a CDS encoding energy-coupling factor transporter transmembrane component T family protein; translation: MIYPFYTEKSSPLHSLDPRVKIIGTIAGIAAIMLYNDPKILIPLFFAFLLVGRLLGGVEIREQIKLLKPLLPIVIITLVVWPIIYEPRLKGLLFGVSFAMRLLTFALITFLLLMTTTQRDLILGFVRLGMPYEFGLTISIALRYIPTLYVLSRNITDAQRSRGWEVEKGNLLVRAKKMTAVLIPLLVASLKTAHELSIALESRALGTGRKRTFLYDIEMTGRDYAATAIILILFGLALYVRYGLGLGHVSIYG
- a CDS encoding DUF63 family protein is translated as MLESLWNELWGFIYKYFWEPMFTRSGYNPVNTLVYALLLGFGVIYSYKYIIKPLRIKVDERLFLAVTPMVIFGSTVRALVDGGVLPKNPLILTPGIFFTAFVLILPALAADAKMGTYPKITTAWGALLALWANYLLVINAKSWEPYGLTLIHTAVSFAAVFAFYRWRPFDRLYLYPVLAHYFDIASTVVAIHFYGYREVHWLENILVNHLGAYSYYPWITLILVVVYYGLKYLVPDEEERRFWYLAIYILGLGPAIRDPAQLVLQIGG
- a CDS encoding DUF5814 domain-containing protein; the protein is MLFVVRPGRKKNELEAFFIENEPEKLTAMKNLKAERIYRFIMREGRLFKVLEGSQYRNPKEIEKLLRQARIALVNADEWEDYFRRRLQNKRVERAELCRLCLLDGRVTVLTEGNRIKYHGEYICERCAEDELKRELRFRFRSVAMFDQAKKLLDRFRDLDKVLYAFDPRFDPTRHPEITKWDELKAKHMRVEKILLDELPLPEKFKSVLKAEGVNELLPVQSLAVKHGLLEGESLLVVSATASGKTLIGELAGVPKAMKGRKLLFLVPLVALANQKYEDFKRRYSKLGLRVAIRVGMSRIKTRDELVVVDTGIDADIIVGTYEGIDYLLRAGRKIGNVGTIVIDEIHTLDDEERGPRLDGLIARLRKLYPSAQFIGLSATVGNPGELARELGLKLVLYDERPVDLERHIIIARNESEKWRHIAVLCRAEAMRKSRQGYKGQTIVFTFSRKRTHELAAYLTSKGLKAKPYHSGLPYKQRKLTEMEFLAQRLDVVVTTAALGAGVDFPASQVVFESLAMGNKWLSVREFHQMLGRAGRPLYHEKGRVYLIVEPGRKYSAQMEGSEDEVAFKLLTAPIEPVMVEWSDELEQDNVLAHSCVFNRLDVIEDVQSKCLGANQSAEKVLEKLEEHGFVRLKGPSVEVTPYGRAVSMSFLLPKEASFIRKDLGKKPAQWIAVKLLPFENLYLSGTLQRELEGAVRGRLSANVFSPSFASILDELDRVIPELSPNAAERLFTLYQEFFMCPEEDCTDYAMERVSNLIIELRRNGKHPTQIAEHFRKVYGLIVYPGDVFTWLDGIVRKLEAIERIARVFHVRNAEEEAKVLKREIEEGRTIRKDYGDKRGRRDQGKPRRRNQTRKGLDRREKRSG